One genomic window of Hemitrygon akajei chromosome 1, sHemAka1.3, whole genome shotgun sequence includes the following:
- the LOC140725208 gene encoding probable G-protein coupled receptor 139 — MWQTFASDSGILYVIIATIGVPVNLVAIVILSRGKIGLSTCTTRYLVAMAVADLLVIVTEVILGQIKYHYFPLSFLDITPVCAVIHVLRRITTNCSVWFTVTFTFDRFVTICCQELKTKYCTGKSAAVVQTTTGILLCLKNIPFYFAIEPGEIIDRLPWFCDPKPGYFTDKSWVGLDWFDTVLTPLLPFAIILLLNAMTVRHILVASRVRRGLRSQKFVYYQVKGTGEAGIGSENVLAQVGYALAIVSCCTNTFIYAVTQSKFREQMGSICASVSETPPSG, encoded by the exons atgtggcaaacattTGCAAGTGACAGTGGAATATTGTACGTGATTATTGCaaccattggagttcctg tgaatttagtggctaTCGTCATCCTGTCCCGGGGTAAAatcggcctctccacctgcaccacacgctacctggtggccatggctgTGGCGGATCTACTGGTCATTGTCACTGAAGTAATCCTGGGTCAAATCAAATATCATTACTTCCCTCTGAGTTTCCTGGACATCACTCCTGTGTGTGCTGTTATCCACGTACTGCGTCGAATAACCACAAATTGctcagtctggttcaccgtcactttcacctttgatcgatttgtcacCATTTGTTGCCAGGAGCTGAAAactaaatattgcaccgggaaatcTGCGGCTGTGGTGCAAACCACAACTGGAATACTTCTCTGTCTGAAAAATATCCCGTTTTACTTCGCAATAGAACCTGGGGAAATTATTGACAGGCTGCCGTGGTTCTGCGATCCCAAGCCAGGTTATTTCACTGACAAAAGTTGGGTTGGACTTGACTGGTTCGATACTGTTTTAACACCATTGCTCCCATTCGCTataattctgctgctcaacgctatGACAGTCCGGCACATATTAGTCGCCAGTCGTGTCCGGAGGGGGCTGAGAAGTCAAA AATTCGTCTATTACCAGGTCAAAGGAACAGGAGAGGCGGGCATTGGTTCCGAAAATGTTTTGGCACAAGTTGGCTACGCCTTAGCGATCGTAAGTTGCTGCACCAACACCTTTATCTACGCagtgactcagtccaagttcagggagcag atggGCAGCATCTGCGCGTCTGTTTCCGAGACTCCGCCCTCCGGATGA